The nucleotide window GTATGGATCTCTGGAGGTCGGCCTCGATGGCATGCTGCGAGCCTTCTCGGAGAAGCCGTCCGATTGCGGGGCAGCCCGGCCGCCAGGCCGGGCGAGTAGGGCGGGCCTCCTCACGCATGCATGAATTTTCTGAGAAAGCGTTTGTAGAAAGGGAAAGGCACCTCCACAATCGTGTTATCAACGCACGAGGAGGTGCCTATGGGACCGCAACAGATTGTTGCATGGACGGAAGAGAATTTCCACCTTGGGGATCGCCGGCGCGCGAGGGCCCTTGGCGAGTTTGCCTGGGCTCTCATCGCAGCCGGCGTGGTTAGCTTTGCGGCCATTGGCAGGGCGGTCGTCGGTGCTGCCAGGGAGGCGAGCAGCATTGCCCGGGTCTTCCATTTTTGTCACAACCTCAAGATCGACCCCAAGCTCGTTCAGCAGGCGCTGTTTCGGGTCTTGGTGCTTGTGCCGGGCGCCGGCAAGCTGGTCGCCTCGAGGCTGCACGTTTTGCTCTCGATGGACTGGCACCAGTTCGATAACGGGGACGAAAGTAGCCTGCGGGTCAGTCTCTTGGTGGGCAGTCGAGCCATCCCGCTGTTGTGGTACGACGTGAAGAGCTGCAACTTGAAAGGTAGACAAAGGGCTATCGAAGATGAGGCGTTGGAGGACCTAGTCCGGCTACAGCCAGCGGGGTTTATCTGGGTGCTGCTGTTGGACACGGGTTTCCGCTGTTCGAAGCGGATCCGACGCATGAAAGAGGTGTTCCGGTTTGTCCAGCGAACCAACTGCAGCGTCCAAGTCAGCGGGCCCACGTTTTGCTGGACGGAGCCGCGGAACTTGGACGTTGTCTTGGGGCAGTTGGTCGACTTTGGGTGGGTCGAGTGGTGCCGCACAGACCCGGTGGAAGTCCGCTTGGTGGCCACCTACGTGAAGGTGCCCCAGAAACGCAGACGGCGCAGGACAATCAAGAAGCATCAAAGCAAGCGCCGGAACGACAGCTGGTTCCTGCTGACGAATCTCCCTGCCGAACTCTTTCCAGCCCTACAGGTCGTTCTCTACTACGCGCGTAGGTTTGAGTGCGAGCACAATTTCAGAGACATCAAGAACGCCAGCCTCGGCATGAACATGGAGCACGTACACTTGCTGGCTCCCGAGACCTATGAGCGCTTGATGTGCATCGTTGCCGTGGCCTCGGCTCTCCTGTGGCTCTTTGGCTCCGAGGCTGAAGCGAACGGCTGGGCGAGCCAGCTCTCGCCAAGCCGGCCAAAGGAACCTCGCCGCATTCTCTCTCTCGTGAACGTCGGTCAGCAAAAGGCCTCCAGTGTGAGGCGGCCGATTCGTGTTCTGATTCGCAGGCACCTACTTCCGGCTCTCGAAAGTGTCCACACCCTCGTTGGTCCCAACTGGGTATACCCCAGCCAACCCAATCTGGTGCTCAAGGGGGTGGTCTGGCGTCCTGAACACCACAACGACGAGCACCGCGCCTGCAGCAGGAAAAGGGCTCCACGCTGCCCGGGGGGCAGAGTCGACTT belongs to Deltaproteobacteria bacterium and includes:
- a CDS encoding transposase, which codes for MGPQQIVAWTEENFHLGDRRRARALGEFAWALIAAGVVSFAAIGRAVVGAAREASSIARVFHFCHNLKIDPKLVQQALFRVLVLVPGAGKLVASRLHVLLSMDWHQFDNGDESSLRVSLLVGSRAIPLLWYDVKSCNLKGRQRAIEDEALEDLVRLQPAGFIWVLLLDTGFRCSKRIRRMKEVFRFVQRTNCSVQVSGPTFCWTEPRNLDVVLGQLVDFGWVEWCRTDPVEVRLVATYVKVPQKRRRRRTIKKHQSKRRNDSWFLLTNLPAELFPALQVVLYYARRFECEHNFRDIKNASLGMNMEHVHLLAPETYERLMCIVAVASALLWLFGSEAEANGWASQLSPSRPKEPRRILSLVNVGQQKASSVRRPIRVLIRRHLLPALESVHTLVGPNWVYPSQPNLVLKGVVWRPEHHNDEHRACSRKRAPRCPGGRVDLVDIGGQSQEVHQIAA